A portion of the Mesoplasma entomophilum genome contains these proteins:
- a CDS encoding NCS2 family permease: MKKSKIDNFKVKDKKLNYLKSTNSIAKYFNFSNLNTTFKKEIIGGISTFLSMMYILSVEPAILGSAPSITGNGTMDSNGVFLATALVAAIATIVMGMSANVPIALAPSMGLNALFAFNIAKTGKIGYEGALIAAMISSIIFCIISITKLRALMINALPHSLHLIIGVSIGFFIAYVGISNIGFVSKTDSNLPIADLSNFKLNYPGMIIGSIVLFGSIILFYKKFFAPVAVMMVGGFIVALILANTVDNEAIKHSLGNAKWSGSEWNFGHLFNGFALNIKNSLAEIGNSEIWNKPTMYVSIFVLVILNFFDATGTLTSINIELNKALGEEKQIPQKALIIDAGATIIGSALGVSHMACYSESCVGISQGARTGFANIITGLLFLLSIPLFPLFKMMPNCISGAATAFIGTIMISSITEIEWKKPEIGVSAFFSILFMVITYNIANGIAVGIIAYTVTSIGVGKTKEVKPVIWALDVLFILYFVATAFIQ, translated from the coding sequence ATGAAAAAATCAAAAATTGATAATTTTAAAGTTAAAGATAAAAAACTTAATTATTTAAAATCAACAAATTCAATTGCTAAATATTTTAACTTTAGTAATTTAAATACAACATTTAAAAAAGAGATTATTGGTGGAATAAGTACATTCCTTTCAATGATGTACATTTTATCAGTAGAGCCAGCAATATTAGGAAGTGCACCAAGTATTACTGGAAATGGGACAATGGATAGTAACGGCGTTTTCTTGGCAACAGCTCTAGTTGCAGCTATTGCAACTATTGTTATGGGTATGAGTGCAAACGTTCCTATTGCATTAGCACCAAGCATGGGATTAAATGCACTTTTTGCTTTTAACATAGCTAAAACAGGAAAAATAGGATATGAAGGTGCATTAATTGCCGCTATGATTTCATCAATTATTTTTTGTATTATATCTATAACAAAATTAAGAGCATTAATGATCAATGCTCTACCGCATTCACTTCATTTAATTATTGGTGTATCAATTGGTTTCTTTATAGCTTATGTTGGCATATCAAACATAGGTTTTGTTTCAAAAACAGACTCAAATTTACCAATTGCAGATTTATCAAATTTTAAATTAAATTATCCTGGTATGATAATTGGTTCAATTGTTTTATTTGGTTCAATTATATTGTTTTATAAAAAATTCTTTGCGCCAGTTGCTGTAATGATGGTTGGTGGATTCATTGTTGCATTAATTTTAGCAAATACAGTTGATAATGAAGCAATAAAACACTCACTAGGAAATGCTAAATGATCAGGAAGTGAATGAAACTTTGGGCACTTATTTAATGGATTTGCTTTAAACATTAAAAATTCATTAGCAGAAATAGGAAATTCTGAAATTTGAAATAAGCCAACCATGTATGTTTCAATTTTTGTTTTAGTTATTTTAAATTTCTTTGACGCAACAGGTACTTTGACATCAATCAACATTGAATTAAATAAAGCACTTGGAGAAGAAAAACAAATACCTCAAAAAGCATTAATTATTGATGCAGGTGCAACAATTATAGGATCAGCTTTAGGAGTTTCTCATATGGCTTGCTACAGTGAAAGTTGTGTTGGTATTTCACAAGGTGCAAGAACTGGATTTGCAAACATAATAACAGGTTTATTATTTTTACTAAGTATTCCGCTATTCCCACTTTTTAAAATGATGCCAAACTGTATTTCAGGAGCAGCGACAGCATTTATCGGAACAATAATGATTTCATCAATTACTGAAATAGAATGAAAAAAACCAGAAATTGGAGTATCAGCGTTCTTTAGTATTTTGTTTATGGTTATAACTTACAATATAGCAAATGGTATTGCCGTTGGAATAATAGCATATACAGTCACATCTATTGGAGTTGGAAAAACAAAAGAAGTAAAACCTGTAATTTGAGCGCTAGATGTGTTATTTATACTTTATTTTGTAGCAACAGCTTTTATACAATAA
- a CDS encoding energy-coupled thiamine transporter ThiT — MKRYFYLKVKKINTKDIVVMGLMLSLYLILNLMTAYSFSQFYLSLNIKLISIFVLATYTDWLRTLIVAILGGIIGFFLPTNADAGIPLAYVFDYWIPLLLVAICSIFLPRNFRNKKEKVSKNKKLLMSKREKNKLWFEEKKDWFKWMGIWIIVISIYAFLGFWSKTFAGVLFYSAGAVEKNQNVWIFSMSVNSVNSVFDWAIYLATIPVVCYTIYPVAKNIY; from the coding sequence ATGAAAAGATATTTTTATTTGAAAGTTAAAAAGATTAATACTAAAGACATTGTTGTAATGGGATTAATGCTTTCTTTATACTTAATCTTGAATTTAATGACAGCATATTCATTTAGTCAGTTTTATTTATCGTTAAACATAAAATTAATTTCTATATTTGTTTTAGCAACATATACTGACTGACTAAGAACATTAATTGTTGCAATACTAGGAGGGATTATTGGTTTCTTTCTTCCAACAAATGCAGATGCAGGTATACCTTTAGCATATGTATTTGATTATTGAATACCATTACTTTTGGTAGCAATTTGTAGTATATTTTTACCAAGAAATTTTAGAAACAAAAAAGAGAAAGTTTCTAAAAATAAAAAACTATTAATGTCTAAAAGAGAAAAAAATAAATTGTGATTTGAAGAAAAAAAAGATTGATTTAAATGAATGGGTATTTGAATTATTGTTATCTCAATTTATGCTTTCTTAGGGTTTTGATCAAAAACATTTGCAGGTGTTTTATTTTACTCTGCTGGTGCTGTTGAAAAAAATCAAAATGTTTGAATATTTTCAATGAGTGTAAACAGTGTCAATTCAGTTTTTGATTGGGCCATTTATTTAGCAACAATACCTGTTGTTTGTTATACTATTTATCCTGTTGCTAAAAATATTTACTAA
- the metG gene encoding methionine--tRNA ligase, with amino-acid sequence MPKKFYVTTPIYYPSGKLHIGHAYTTTLADILKRYKDMQGYETFFLTGSDEHGQKIEQKANEAGLSPMEYLEEKVESFKALWKALKIDYTKFIRTTDSYHEETVQKIFTMLLEKGFIYEGNYEGLYCVSCEEFLNADQIDENNMCKISNTKLELVKEETYFLKTSLFQEFMEKEVLGSEFLIPVYRRNEMLNSFVKPELKDLSVTRTSFTWGIPVKQNPKHVVYVWLDALTNYITALGYLQNDDSNFKKFWEDQNTEILQLAGKEIIRFHSIYWPIILKALDLRQPTHLLGHGWILSKDTKMSKSLGNVIDPIDMIEKYGADALRFYIGYELPTEKDGNFTDELFIESFNAHLANNVGNLISRTNQMITKYFDGFVNVSEIKYDEVLTVKGVETINSYIENMNQYKISDAIRNILDLGNICNKYIEEKMPWNLAKEENFSELKNVMATLQRNIAIMIFLLKPILVENYEDMIEQIGLKNVELSFDKLINWQEISFKKLGDKKIIFKRVN; translated from the coding sequence ATGCCTAAAAAATTTTACGTAACAACCCCAATTTATTATCCAAGTGGTAAATTGCATATTGGACATGCTTATACAACAACTCTTGCAGATATTTTAAAAAGATATAAAGATATGCAAGGTTATGAAACATTTTTCTTAACAGGAAGTGATGAACATGGTCAAAAAATAGAACAAAAAGCAAATGAAGCTGGACTTTCTCCAATGGAATATCTTGAAGAAAAAGTTGAAAGTTTTAAAGCGCTTTGAAAAGCCTTAAAAATAGATTACACAAAATTCATTAGAACAACAGATTCTTATCATGAAGAAACAGTTCAAAAAATTTTCACAATGCTGTTAGAAAAAGGTTTCATTTATGAAGGAAATTATGAAGGACTTTATTGTGTAAGTTGTGAAGAGTTTTTAAATGCAGATCAAATTGATGAAAATAATATGTGTAAAATTTCTAACACGAAATTAGAATTAGTTAAGGAAGAAACTTATTTTTTAAAAACTTCATTGTTTCAAGAGTTTATGGAAAAAGAAGTTTTAGGTAGTGAATTTTTAATCCCAGTTTACAGAAGAAATGAAATGTTGAATTCATTTGTTAAACCAGAGCTTAAAGATTTATCAGTTACTAGAACATCATTTACATGAGGAATTCCAGTTAAACAAAATCCAAAGCATGTTGTTTATGTTTGATTAGATGCACTTACAAACTATATAACAGCATTAGGATATTTACAAAATGATGATTCTAACTTTAAAAAATTCTGAGAAGATCAAAATACTGAAATTTTACAATTAGCTGGAAAAGAAATTATTCGTTTTCACTCAATCTATTGACCTATAATTTTAAAAGCATTAGATCTACGTCAACCAACTCATTTGTTAGGGCACGGATGAATTTTAAGCAAGGATACAAAAATGAGTAAATCATTAGGGAATGTTATTGATCCAATTGATATGATTGAAAAATATGGCGCTGATGCTTTGAGATTTTATATAGGGTATGAATTGCCAACTGAAAAAGATGGAAACTTCACAGATGAATTATTTATTGAATCATTCAATGCTCATTTAGCAAACAATGTTGGTAATTTGATTTCAAGAACTAATCAAATGATTACAAAATACTTTGATGGTTTTGTTAATGTTTCAGAAATTAAGTATGATGAAGTATTAACAGTTAAGGGTGTTGAAACAATTAATTCATACATAGAAAATATGAATCAATATAAAATTAGTGATGCTATTAGAAATATTTTAGACCTAGGTAATATTTGTAATAAATATATTGAAGAAAAAATGCCCTGAAATTTAGCTAAAGAAGAAAATTTTTCGGAACTAAAAAATGTTATGGCAACACTGCAACGCAATATAGCTATTATGATTTTTTTATTGAAACCTATTTTAGTAGAAAATTATGAAGATATGATTGAGCAGATCGGATTAAAAAATGTTGAATTATCTTTTGACAAACTAATTAATTGACAAGAAATTAGCTTTAAAAAATTAGGTGATAAAAAAATCATCTTTAAAAGAGTAAATTAA
- a CDS encoding FAD-dependent oxidoreductase has product MKVIVLGTNHAGTTAVRTLKRLNPEIEVTTYDRNDVISFLGCGIALWVKGEVKDPNGLFYATPEILESEGINVKMKHEWVSIDADKKTVLIKNLETGETFEDSYDKVIVATGTWPLLPPIPGLDLKGVQICKNYDHAKKIQQANLDDSIKKVTVVGAGYIGVELVDAFVAHGKEVTLVDFADRIMPVYYDAEFTKHVEDRMEKAGVKLALGQGVKEFKGADGKVTHVVTDKEEIATDYVIFSVGVVAQTKQLEGVVELNDRKAILTNEYCQSSNPDIYAIGDCSTVFNKALNMEMPIQLATTAVRTGILAAANIVNGNKLASPGFTGANGIEVFGFKMASAGVSETSAKKMGLDYEAILLSDSDRPEFMSTYKEAWIKLVWDKKTRKIIGAQIGSENNHTEIMYMLSLGIQKELTIDELPLVDIFFLPHFNKPYNFVTLAGLEVLGLNYFKK; this is encoded by the coding sequence ATGAAAGTTATTGTTTTAGGTACTAACCATGCAGGAACAACTGCAGTTAGAACATTAAAAAGACTTAACCCAGAAATTGAAGTAACAACATACGACAGAAACGATGTTATTTCATTTTTAGGATGCGGAATTGCATTATGGGTTAAAGGTGAAGTTAAAGATCCAAATGGATTATTTTACGCAACACCAGAAATTTTAGAATCAGAAGGAATCAATGTAAAAATGAAACACGAATGAGTTTCAATTGACGCTGATAAAAAAACTGTTTTAATTAAAAATTTAGAAACAGGTGAAACATTTGAAGATAGCTACGATAAAGTTATCGTAGCTACAGGTACATGACCTTTATTACCACCAATCCCGGGATTAGACTTAAAAGGTGTACAAATTTGTAAAAACTATGACCATGCTAAAAAAATACAACAAGCAAACTTAGATGATTCAATCAAAAAAGTTACAGTTGTAGGAGCTGGTTATATTGGAGTTGAATTAGTTGATGCTTTTGTTGCTCATGGTAAAGAAGTTACATTAGTAGATTTTGCTGACAGAATTATGCCTGTTTACTATGATGCAGAATTTACTAAGCATGTTGAAGACAGAATGGAAAAAGCTGGAGTTAAATTGGCTTTAGGACAAGGTGTTAAAGAATTTAAAGGTGCTGATGGAAAAGTTACTCACGTTGTGACTGACAAAGAAGAAATCGCAACTGATTATGTAATATTCTCAGTTGGTGTAGTTGCTCAAACTAAACAATTGGAAGGTGTAGTTGAGTTAAATGACAGAAAAGCAATTTTAACAAATGAATACTGTCAATCATCAAACCCAGATATTTATGCAATTGGAGATTGTTCAACAGTTTTCAATAAAGCATTAAATATGGAAATGCCAATTCAATTAGCAACAACTGCAGTTAGAACAGGAATTCTTGCAGCAGCAAATATTGTTAATGGAAATAAACTTGCATCACCAGGCTTTACAGGAGCAAACGGTATTGAAGTATTTGGATTTAAAATGGCTTCAGCTGGTGTAAGCGAAACAAGTGCTAAAAAAATGGGATTAGATTATGAAGCAATTTTATTATCTGATTCAGATCGTCCTGAATTTATGTCAACTTACAAAGAAGCTTGAATTAAATTAGTATGAGACAAAAAAACAAGAAAAATTATTGGAGCTCAAATAGGTAGTGAAAATAACCATACAGAAATCATGTACATGCTTTCATTAGGAATTCAAAAAGAATTAACTATTGATGAATTACCATTAGTTGATATTTTCTTCTTACCTCACTTCAATAAGCCATATAATTTTGTTACATTGGCAGGTTTAGAAGTATTAGGGTTAAATTACTTTAAAAAATAA
- a CDS encoding lipoate--protein ligase, with protein MINLFISKSNDPAYNLAVEEYLTYQYVTNDPILYIWQNSNTIVVGRNQNTYAEINIAEAMKDEVKIIRRNTGGGTVFHDMGNVCYSLIVNNDKNSQSNFEIALQPIIQYLRSEGLNANFSGRNDIEIDGYKISGNAQLKTITKILQHGTLLFDVELPRILKYLNVDPEKIKHQKVKSKPARVANIKAILTENEKEIELNDFIENVINSYTKNDEVKWIEFNDSEKESINELFEEKYCSREWTFAKNEDFEISNKKYLETKGLIEIKTNVDKGKITNIKIYGDFLGYTGTEALEFALINTDYDYHAVKNILDKFSLKEIFGDNFEAEDILNLLFN; from the coding sequence ATGATTAATCTATTTATTTCAAAGTCAAATGATCCAGCTTACAACTTAGCTGTTGAAGAGTATTTAACTTACCAATATGTAACTAATGATCCTATTTTGTACATATGACAAAATAGTAATACAATTGTTGTTGGTAGAAATCAAAATACTTATGCTGAAATTAACATTGCTGAAGCAATGAAAGACGAAGTAAAAATTATAAGAAGAAATACAGGTGGAGGAACAGTTTTTCATGACATGGGAAACGTATGTTATTCACTTATTGTTAATAATGATAAAAACTCTCAATCTAACTTTGAAATTGCACTACAACCAATCATTCAGTATTTAAGAAGTGAAGGGTTAAATGCTAATTTCTCAGGAAGAAATGATATTGAAATTGATGGATATAAAATTTCAGGAAATGCACAATTAAAAACTATAACAAAAATTCTTCAGCATGGAACATTATTATTTGATGTTGAATTACCAAGAATTTTAAAATATTTAAATGTGGATCCAGAAAAAATTAAGCATCAAAAAGTTAAATCAAAACCAGCTAGAGTTGCTAACATAAAAGCAATTCTGACTGAAAATGAAAAAGAAATAGAATTAAATGATTTTATAGAAAATGTAATTAATAGCTATACCAAAAATGATGAGGTTAAATGAATTGAATTTAACGATTCAGAAAAAGAAAGTATTAATGAATTATTCGAAGAAAAATATTGTTCAAGAGAATGAACATTTGCTAAAAATGAAGATTTTGAAATTTCAAATAAAAAGTATCTAGAAACAAAAGGATTAATTGAAATAAAAACAAATGTTGATAAAGGTAAAATTACTAACATTAAAATTTATGGTGATTTTCTTGGTTATACAGGTACAGAAGCACTAGAATTTGCACTAATAAATACTGATTATGATTATCATGCAGTAAAAAATATTTTAGATAAGTTTTCGTTAAAAGAAATTTTTGGTGATAACTTTGAAGCTGAAGATATTTTAAATTTATTATTCAATTAA
- the pdhA gene encoding pyruvate dehydrogenase (acetyl-transferring) E1 component subunit alpha has translation MKYIGKFDPQKDEVVRVMDKDGKIINPKLAPSISDEELIKAYSIMNLSRRQDDYQNKMQRQGRLLSFLSSTGQEACEVAYTMVIDPKNDFFVSGYRNNAAWLTMGQTVRNIMLYWAGNEAGAKAPEGVNSLPPNIIIGSQYSQATGIAFAEKYQGKKGVAVTTTGDGGMSEGETYEAMNFAKLHELPVVFVCENNKWAISTPTVQQTKSLNIAVKAIATGMPSIKVDGNDFLASYAVAKEAVEFARSGNGPVLIEFDTYRLGAHSSSDAPDVYRPKGEFEDRVPYEPLIRLKAYMIEKGIWSEEKQTALNEEQDKHIAAEFAWVEQNKNYPIEDIFNYQYAELTEDLKNQLTEAKEFFAKYPETKDGGHH, from the coding sequence ATGAAATATATCGGAAAATTTGATCCGCAAAAAGATGAAGTTGTTCGCGTAATGGATAAAGATGGTAAAATCATCAATCCTAAATTAGCACCATCTATTTCAGATGAAGAATTAATTAAAGCGTATTCAATCATGAATCTTTCAAGAAGACAAGATGACTACCAAAATAAAATGCAAAGACAAGGAAGATTATTATCTTTCTTAAGCTCAACAGGACAAGAAGCTTGTGAGGTTGCATACACAATGGTAATTGACCCAAAAAATGACTTTTTTGTTTCAGGATATAGAAACAATGCAGCATGATTAACAATGGGTCAAACTGTTAGAAACATAATGCTATACTGAGCAGGAAATGAAGCTGGAGCAAAAGCACCAGAAGGTGTTAATTCATTACCACCAAACATTATCATTGGTTCACAATACTCTCAAGCAACAGGTATTGCTTTTGCTGAAAAATACCAAGGTAAAAAAGGTGTTGCAGTTACTACAACTGGAGACGGTGGAATGAGTGAAGGAGAAACTTATGAAGCTATGAACTTTGCTAAGTTACATGAATTACCAGTTGTGTTCGTTTGTGAAAACAATAAGTGAGCTATTTCAACTCCAACTGTTCAACAAACAAAATCATTAAATATTGCAGTTAAAGCAATTGCAACAGGAATGCCATCAATTAAAGTTGATGGAAATGACTTTTTAGCAAGTTATGCAGTTGCAAAAGAAGCTGTTGAATTTGCAAGAAGCGGAAATGGTCCAGTATTAATTGAATTTGATACATATAGACTTGGAGCCCACTCTTCATCAGATGCACCAGATGTATATCGTCCAAAAGGTGAATTTGAAGATAGAGTTCCTTATGAACCATTGATAAGATTAAAAGCTTATATGATAGAAAAAGGAATTTGAAGTGAAGAAAAGCAAACTGCTTTAAATGAGGAACAAGACAAACATATTGCAGCTGAATTTGCTTGAGTAGAACAAAATAAAAACTACCCAATCGAAGATATTTTCAACTACCAATATGCAGAATTAACAGAAGATTTAAAAAATCAATTAACAGAAGCAAAAGAATTCTTTGCTAAATACCCAGAAACTAAAGACGGAGGACACCACTAA
- a CDS encoding alpha-ketoacid dehydrogenase subunit beta, with protein MAVINNIKAVTEALDVAMDRDKNVIVFGEDVGLEGGVFRATQGLQQKYGIERSFNAPISEAMFAGVGLGMAMNGMKPVVELQFQGLGLPALQNVIANISRMRNRSRGKWTAPMVIRMPMGGGIRALEHHSEALEAIFAHIPGIKTVMPSTPYDTKGLLLAAIESPDPVIVLEPTKLYRAFKQEVPDGYYTVAIGEGYKIQEGNDLTIVTYGAQTVDCMKAVEMIKSTHPTASIELIDLRSIQPWDKKMVIESVKKTGRLLVVSEAVRSFGVPAEIIATVNENCFDSLKAPLARCTGYDVVIPYDRGEGFHQVNPQKVVEAIKKVLDYKF; from the coding sequence ATGGCAGTTATTAATAATATTAAAGCAGTTACTGAAGCTCTTGATGTTGCAATGGACCGTGATAAAAACGTTATTGTTTTTGGTGAGGACGTTGGATTAGAGGGTGGAGTTTTCAGAGCTACTCAAGGATTACAACAAAAATATGGAATTGAAAGAAGTTTTAATGCTCCTATTTCAGAAGCAATGTTTGCTGGTGTTGGACTAGGGATGGCAATGAATGGTATGAAGCCAGTTGTTGAATTACAATTTCAAGGATTAGGTTTACCAGCATTACAAAATGTTATTGCAAATATTTCACGTATGAGAAATAGAAGTCGTGGTAAATGAACAGCACCTATGGTTATAAGAATGCCAATGGGTGGAGGTATTAGAGCCTTAGAACACCACTCAGAAGCTTTAGAAGCTATCTTTGCTCACATTCCTGGTATTAAAACAGTTATGCCTTCAACTCCTTATGATACAAAAGGTTTATTATTAGCAGCAATTGAATCACCAGATCCAGTTATTGTTTTAGAACCAACTAAGTTATATCGTGCATTCAAACAAGAAGTACCAGATGGATACTATACAGTAGCTATTGGTGAAGGTTACAAAATCCAAGAAGGAAATGATTTAACAATTGTTACTTATGGAGCACAAACAGTAGATTGCATGAAAGCTGTTGAAATGATTAAATCTACACACCCAACTGCTTCAATCGAATTAATTGATTTACGTTCAATTCAACCATGAGATAAAAAAATGGTTATTGAATCAGTTAAAAAAACAGGAAGATTATTAGTTGTTAGTGAAGCTGTTAGATCATTTGGTGTGCCAGCTGAAATTATTGCTACAGTTAATGAAAACTGTTTTGATTCATTAAAAGCACCTTTAGCAAGATGTACTGGATATGATGTTGTTATTCCTTATGACAGAGGAGAAGGATTCCACCAAGTGAACCCACAGAAAGTTGTAGAAGCAATTAAAAAAGTGCTTGACTACAAATTTTAG
- a CDS encoding dihydrolipoamide acetyltransferase family protein: MFKVKFADIGEGLTEGKVAEVLVKMGQEIKEGDALFFVETDKVNSEIPAPVGGKIANILISEGQEIKVGDVVIEIDDGSGAAEATPVAEVKTKNEPIEENASVVGSTPVSNDVIASRTTTNNIVEVSNSGVKATPLARKIAADKKIDLSTIKGTGPHGRILVSDLDSAPVAASNTSAAPKKAMKSVEIDAPLSWDSIPMNGIRKATVKAMVKSHSENAAFTGMKNINITPTYDMRAMLKDGCESKGIKLTYLAFIVKAAAKVLEEMPNINVRIDAENNAILQVHNINIGIAVDTEKGLMVPVIKGANHLSVFEIANKIGELAKKARDGKLAMTEMKDATFTVSNFGSVGLDYATPIINSPESAILGVGTMTKTPIFVKDEIKAGWIMPFSMTCDHRIIDGGDAGRFLMKIENYLSNPALLLM, from the coding sequence ATGTTTAAAGTAAAATTTGCTGATATTGGAGAAGGGCTTACTGAAGGAAAAGTTGCAGAGGTTCTTGTAAAAATGGGGCAAGAAATAAAAGAAGGAGATGCTTTATTTTTTGTTGAAACAGATAAAGTTAATTCTGAAATTCCAGCACCTGTTGGTGGAAAGATTGCAAATATTTTAATTTCTGAAGGACAAGAAATTAAAGTTGGTGATGTAGTTATTGAAATCGATGACGGATCTGGAGCAGCTGAAGCAACACCTGTTGCTGAAGTTAAAACAAAAAATGAACCAATTGAAGAAAATGCATCAGTAGTAGGTTCTACACCAGTTTCAAATGATGTTATTGCTTCAAGAACAACAACAAATAATATTGTAGAAGTTTCAAATAGTGGAGTTAAGGCAACACCATTAGCAAGAAAAATTGCAGCAGACAAAAAAATTGATTTATCAACAATCAAAGGAACAGGTCCACATGGAAGAATTTTAGTTTCAGACTTAGACTCAGCACCAGTTGCTGCTTCAAATACAAGTGCTGCTCCTAAAAAAGCTATGAAATCTGTTGAAATTGATGCGCCTTTATCATGAGATTCAATTCCAATGAATGGAATTAGAAAAGCTACTGTTAAAGCAATGGTTAAATCTCATTCAGAAAATGCTGCATTTACTGGAATGAAAAATATTAACATTACTCCAACATACGATATGCGTGCAATGTTAAAAGATGGATGTGAATCAAAAGGAATTAAATTGACTTATTTAGCATTCATTGTTAAAGCTGCTGCTAAAGTATTGGAAGAAATGCCAAATATTAATGTTCGTATAGATGCAGAAAACAATGCAATCTTACAAGTACACAATATCAATATAGGTATTGCAGTTGATACTGAAAAAGGATTAATGGTTCCTGTTATTAAAGGAGCTAACCACTTATCAGTGTTTGAAATCGCTAACAAAATTGGTGAATTAGCTAAAAAAGCTAGAGATGGTAAATTAGCTATGACTGAAATGAAAGATGCAACTTTTACAGTTTCAAACTTTGGATCAGTTGGCTTAGATTACGCAACACCAATTATTAATTCACCTGAATCAGCTATTTTAGGAGTAGGTACAATGACAAAAACACCTATATTCGTGAAAGATGAAATTAAAGCAGGTTGAATCATGCCATTCTCAATGACATGTGATCATAGAATTATTGACGGTGGAGATGCCGGAAGATTCTTAATGAAAATAGAAAATTATTTAAGTAATCCAGCATTACTATTAATGTAA
- the lpdA gene encoding dihydrolipoyl dehydrogenase — translation MVVGAGIGGYVSAIKTAQLGLKTLIIEKQYYGGVCLNVGCIPTKSLLRTAKVFEDIVHKAANLGIDMKTKDEPSINWDKALERKDGVVNKLTSGVKALLTKNGVKQIIGEASALDKNTITVNGKKYHCDNLIIASGSVPNELPLPGFAEGRNSGFLIDSTKILSLPKIPKALTVIGGGVIGIEFGCLFAALGTKVTVIEGAPKILPMLDQDVTALMTKTLKEKYKIEIFTNAKVKEVKGKSVVFEIDGKEQTVKSDYCLESIGRKTVTKGFDGIGLELSERKSIIANDYGETNLDGVYAIGDVTSKIMLAHVASHAGIVTANRIALKANKPGAEDIKMDYSKIPSCIYSHPEIAMIGKTEQQLKAEGVEYKTFKFPFAAIGKALADDDTTGFVKIICEPKYKTLLGAHIIGNRATDMISEFTTLIECEGTITELARAIHPHPTMSEAIGEAAEALESGKSLNL, via the coding sequence ATAGTTGTTGGAGCTGGAATCGGAGGGTATGTTTCAGCTATTAAAACAGCCCAATTAGGTTTAAAAACTTTAATTATTGAAAAACAATACTATGGTGGTGTTTGTTTAAATGTAGGATGTATTCCAACAAAATCATTATTAAGAACAGCAAAGGTTTTTGAAGATATCGTTCACAAAGCTGCTAACTTAGGTATTGATATGAAAACAAAAGACGAACCAAGTATTAATTGAGATAAAGCTCTTGAGCGTAAAGATGGTGTTGTTAACAAACTAACTAGTGGTGTTAAAGCATTATTAACTAAGAATGGTGTAAAACAAATTATTGGTGAAGCATCAGCTTTAGATAAAAATACTATTACTGTAAATGGTAAAAAATACCACTGTGATAACTTAATTATTGCTAGTGGATCAGTTCCAAACGAATTACCATTACCAGGATTTGCAGAAGGAAGAAACAGTGGGTTCTTAATTGATTCAACAAAAATTCTTTCATTACCAAAAATACCAAAAGCATTAACAGTTATTGGTGGTGGGGTTATTGGAATTGAATTTGGTTGTTTATTTGCAGCTTTAGGAACAAAAGTTACAGTTATTGAAGGAGCACCAAAAATTCTTCCAATGTTAGATCAAGATGTTACAGCATTAATGACAAAAACATTAAAAGAAAAATACAAAATTGAAATCTTTACTAATGCAAAAGTCAAAGAAGTTAAAGGTAAATCAGTTGTATTTGAAATTGACGGTAAAGAACAAACTGTTAAATCAGATTACTGTTTAGAATCAATTGGAAGAAAAACAGTTACTAAAGGATTTGATGGAATTGGTCTTGAATTATCAGAACGTAAATCAATTATTGCAAATGATTATGGTGAAACAAACTTAGATGGTGTTTATGCTATTGGTGATGTAACAAGTAAAATTATGTTAGCACACGTTGCTTCACATGCAGGTATTGTTACAGCAAATAGAATTGCATTAAAAGCAAATAAACCAGGTGCTGAAGATATTAAAATGGATTATTCAAAAATTCCAAGTTGTATTTATTCACACCCAGAAATTGCAATGATTGGAAAAACAGAACAACAATTAAAAGCAGAAGGTGTTGAATACAAAACTTTCAAATTCCCATTTGCTGCAATTGGTAAAGCATTAGCTGATGATGATACAACAGGATTTGTTAAAATTATTTGTGAACCAAAATACAAAACTTTATTAGGTGCTCATATTATTGGAAACAGAGCAACAGACATGATCTCAGAATTTACAACATTAATTGAATGTGAAGGAACTATTACAGAATTAGCAAGAGCGATCCACCCTCACCCAACTATGAGTGAAGCAATTGGTGAAGCAGCTGAAGCATTAGAATCAGGAAAATCATTAAACCTTTAA